One genomic window of Eptesicus fuscus isolate TK198812 chromosome 6, DD_ASM_mEF_20220401, whole genome shotgun sequence includes the following:
- the LOC103303164 gene encoding olfactory receptor 7G1-like, whose protein sequence is MLPGNQTDVSEFLLLGLTDDPELQSLLFYLFLSIYLATVLGNLLIILAVISDSHLHTPMYFFLSNLSFTDIGVITVTIPKMLVNIQAQNQSITYAGCLTQIGFAMVLGGFENFLLAAMAYDRYVAICHPLRYAVIMNAHLCILLIILPLFLSTVAALLHSLMVLRLSFCKELEIPHFFCELAQVLKLACSDTLINNLLIYVLISLFGGIPLCGIIFSYSQIVSSVLRIPSMGGKLKVFSTCGSHLSVVSLFYGTIFGVYVSFAIAESSRKTAMASMMYVVFPQLMNPFIYSLRNRDMKLALKKLIGRIPSFLILCHLLWARESRMR, encoded by the coding sequence ATGTTACCTGGAAACCAAACAGACGTTTCAGAATTCCTACTGCTGGGATTGACAGATGATCCAGAACTGCAGTCCCTCCTCTTCTACCTGTTTCTGTCCATCTACCTGGCCACTGTTCTgggaaacctgctcatcatcctaGCCGTCATCTCCGAttcccacctgcacacacccatgtactttttcctctccaacctgtcctttACTGACATCGGCGTAATCACAGTCACCATCCCAAAGATGCTGGTGAACATCCAAGCACAGAATCAGAGCATCACCTATGCAGGCTGCCTCACCCAGATTGGCTTTGCCATGGTTCTGGGCGGATTTGAGAATTTTCTCCTTGCAGCAATGGCCTATGACCGCTATGTGGCCATTTGTCACCCCTTGAGGTACGCAGTTATCATGAATGCCCATCTCTGTATTCTGCTCATTATACTCCCCCTGTTCCTTAGTACAGTGGCTGCCTTGCTCCACAGTCTGATGGTGTTGCGGCTGTCCTTCTGCAAGGAACTGGAAATCCCGCACTTCTTCTGTGAGCTTGCTCAGGTCCTGAAGCTTGCATGTTCTGACACCCTCATCAATAACCTTCTGATATATGTCCTCATAAGCCTGTTTGGTGGTATTCCTCTGTGTGGAATCATTTTCTCTTATAGTCAAATTGTCTCCTCTGTATTAAGAATCCCATCAATGGGGGGAAAGCTTAAAGTGTTTTCCACTTGTGGGTCTCACCTCTCAGTTGTCTCCTTGTTCTATGGAACTATTTTTGGTGTGTACGTTAGTTTTGCGATTGCTGAGTCATCCAGGAAGACTGCAATGGCTTCCATGATGTACGTTGTATTTCCTCAACTGATGAATCCCTTTATCTATAGCCTGAGGAACAGGGACATGAAACTGGCCTTGAAGAAACTCATTGGTAGGATAccttcttttctgattttgtgcCATTTACTTTGGGCAAGGGAGTCTAGAATGAGGTAG